From one Candidatus Glassbacteria bacterium genomic stretch:
- a CDS encoding radical SAM protein gives MPTSGDAGPGPLGNQLRLVFWETTAGCNLTCQHCRRLDLAQDGLAPGDMNTETALRFIDSIVKFATPILVLSGGEPMIRPDIFEIARYAADKGLPVALATNGTMIDGEVADKVVAAGVRRVAISFDGSGAAVHDEFRGLQGSFDKAVAGFRALRERGTSMQVNCTVARHNDHQLEEIVTLAKDLGADALHFFMLVPVGCGVELSKKQQLSPERYEEVLNWVYETTIENPQLQIKATCAPHYFRIILQRGGKEMLSKGHGHGTMHTMTRGCLAGTAVCFVSHTGEVFPCGYLPLSAGNVKETAFEGIWNESALFEKLRDTGNLEGKCGLCEYKNVCMGCRARSFGEVGNFLAEEPYCTYEPVRVKRQKA, from the coding sequence ATGCCGACCAGCGGCGACGCCGGTCCGGGACCGCTGGGCAACCAGTTGCGGCTGGTGTTCTGGGAAACCACTGCCGGCTGCAACCTGACCTGCCAGCACTGCCGCCGGCTCGACCTGGCCCAGGACGGCCTGGCACCCGGCGACATGAATACGGAAACCGCCCTGCGGTTTATCGACAGCATCGTCAAGTTCGCCACGCCGATTCTCGTGCTCTCGGGCGGAGAACCGATGATCCGCCCGGATATTTTCGAGATCGCCCGCTATGCAGCCGATAAGGGGCTGCCCGTGGCGCTGGCCACCAACGGGACCATGATTGACGGCGAAGTGGCGGACAAGGTGGTGGCCGCCGGCGTACGGAGGGTCGCGATCAGTTTCGACGGGTCGGGCGCGGCTGTCCACGACGAGTTCCGCGGGCTGCAAGGCTCCTTCGACAAGGCGGTCGCCGGTTTCCGCGCCCTTCGCGAGCGCGGGACGAGCATGCAGGTCAACTGCACTGTGGCGCGCCACAACGACCATCAGCTCGAGGAAATTGTCACGCTGGCCAAGGACCTGGGCGCCGACGCCCTGCATTTTTTCATGCTCGTGCCCGTAGGCTGCGGCGTTGAGTTGAGCAAGAAACAGCAGCTCAGTCCCGAGCGCTACGAGGAAGTGCTGAACTGGGTTTACGAGACGACGATCGAGAACCCGCAACTTCAGATCAAGGCCACCTGCGCCCCGCACTATTTCCGGATTATCCTCCAGCGCGGCGGCAAGGAGATGCTGAGCAAGGGCCACGGCCACGGTACGATGCACACCATGACCCGCGGCTGCCTGGCCGGGACCGCGGTCTGTTTTGTCAGCCACACCGGCGAGGTGTTTCCCTGCGGGTACCTGCCACTCAGCGCGGGCAATGTCAAGGAAACGGCGTTCGAGGGTATCTGGAACGAGTCTGCCCTGTTCGAGAAACTGCGCGACACGGGCAACCTCGAGGGCAAATGCGGACTCTGCGAATACAAGAATGTCTGCATGGGCTGCCGCGCCCGCTCGTTCGGCGAGGTCGGCAATTTTCTGGCCGAGGAGCCTTACTGCACCTACGAGCCGGTACGGGTCAAACGTCAGAAAGCCTGA